A genomic stretch from Candidatus Binatia bacterium includes:
- a CDS encoding lipid biosynthesis B12-binding/radical SAM protein, with translation MRVLLISANTEKLPDPVFPLGAAYMAAVSAEHGHSVETLDLCFLDAPRPALDETIRTTEPEVVGISLRNLDSTSYPLNTSYIDDYKRLVDAVRELTAAPIVLGGAGFTVMPTTIMEYLGADVGVVGEGEMAFPWILERLRQREPVVSTHEYRCEPVNGGVCVSPVARIKDLDMAGVPMRQRFDMDLYYQRGGALNIQTKRGCYFECIFCSYPLIEGSKVRMRTAKAVVDEIQAVRQQCQVRHWFFVDNIFNMPIRHAKDICEEIASRNLDIEWSGYLNPKFVDDELCRLMAASGCKAIEFGTDSGSPTMMVNLKKEFEAVDLRRASDLCHKYRLKFCHSLIFGGPGETMQTVSETIDLMDELQPTAVIAMTGIRILPGTEMVEIALRDGQLDADDNLLYPKFYIAPTLADELIDRIESYAGSHTNWIVPGKGIKTNIRVLQKLRQRKIKGQLWRLLR, from the coding sequence GTGCGGGTACTGCTGATTTCAGCCAACACCGAGAAGTTGCCCGATCCGGTCTTTCCGCTCGGCGCCGCCTACATGGCGGCCGTGAGCGCGGAACACGGGCACAGTGTCGAGACACTGGACCTCTGCTTCCTCGATGCGCCGCGGCCGGCATTGGACGAGACCATTCGCACCACCGAACCCGAGGTGGTCGGCATCTCGCTGCGGAATCTCGACTCGACGTCCTATCCACTGAACACTTCGTACATCGATGACTACAAGCGTTTGGTGGATGCCGTGCGCGAGCTGACCGCGGCGCCCATCGTCTTGGGCGGCGCCGGCTTCACCGTCATGCCGACGACGATCATGGAGTACCTCGGCGCGGACGTTGGTGTCGTGGGCGAAGGGGAGATGGCGTTCCCGTGGATTCTCGAACGCCTCCGCCAGCGGGAGCCGGTCGTATCGACCCACGAGTATCGCTGCGAGCCAGTGAACGGCGGCGTGTGTGTCAGCCCCGTCGCCCGGATCAAGGATCTGGACATGGCGGGCGTGCCGATGCGGCAACGGTTCGACATGGATTTGTATTACCAACGCGGCGGCGCGCTCAACATCCAGACGAAGCGCGGCTGCTACTTCGAATGTATCTTCTGCAGCTATCCGCTCATCGAAGGGTCGAAGGTCCGCATGCGGACGGCGAAGGCCGTGGTCGACGAGATCCAGGCCGTGCGCCAGCAGTGTCAGGTCCGCCACTGGTTCTTCGTCGACAACATCTTCAACATGCCCATCCGACACGCGAAAGACATCTGCGAAGAGATTGCCAGCCGCAACCTCGACATTGAATGGTCCGGATATCTCAACCCGAAGTTCGTCGACGACGAGCTCTGCCGGCTGATGGCCGCCTCCGGGTGTAAAGCGATCGAGTTCGGCACCGACTCTGGTTCTCCGACCATGATGGTGAACCTGAAGAAGGAGTTCGAAGCCGTCGACCTGCGTCGAGCCTCCGATCTCTGCCACAAGTATCGATTGAAGTTCTGTCACAGCCTCATCTTCGGCGGGCCGGGCGAGACCATGCAGACGGTGAGCGAAACGATCGATCTGATGGATGAACTGCAGCCGACCGCGGTCATCGCCATGACCGGCATCCGCATTCTGCCGGGAACGGAGATGGTCGAGATCGCGCTGCGCGACGGGCAACTGGATGCGGACGACAACCTGCTGTACCCGAAGTTCTACATCGCGCCGACGCTTGCCGACGAGCTCATCGATCGGATCGAGTCGTACGCCGGCAGCCACACCAATTGGATCGTGCCCGGGAAGGGGATCAAGACCAACATCCGGGTGCTGCAGAAACTCCGCCAACGCAAGATCAAGGGACAACTGTGGCGGCTGCTGCGTTGA
- a CDS encoding 3-oxoacyl-ACP reductase family protein produces MAAAALNADPLRLDGKRALVTGASRGIGRATAEALAAAGAAVAINYARSAAEAEEAAAAAGAAGGEVVLEPADLADPKAIAALFERLRQRWGGVDIIVNNAAITRDGYAMLLSLEAWDDVMAVNLRGAFLCARHGLRWMIRQRWGRIINVISPAALLGKDGAANYAATKGGLLSFGKSLAREVGRYGITVNAICPGLIETRMIAKMPAEERQRFEQQIALGRFGEPAEVAQAIRFLASPAAGYISGATLVVDGGLTMA; encoded by the coding sequence GTGGCGGCTGCTGCGTTGAATGCCGATCCGCTGCGCCTTGACGGCAAGCGTGCCCTGGTGACGGGTGCGTCGCGGGGTATCGGCCGGGCAACGGCGGAAGCGCTGGCCGCGGCCGGCGCCGCTGTCGCCATCAACTACGCGCGCTCAGCGGCGGAGGCCGAAGAGGCCGCCGCGGCCGCGGGCGCTGCCGGCGGCGAGGTGGTGCTCGAGCCGGCGGACCTGGCGGACCCGAAGGCGATCGCGGCGCTGTTCGAGCGGCTGCGCCAGCGGTGGGGCGGGGTGGACATCATCGTGAACAACGCCGCGATTACGCGCGACGGCTACGCCATGTTACTTTCGCTCGAAGCCTGGGATGACGTGATGGCGGTGAATCTGCGTGGTGCCTTTCTGTGCGCGCGACACGGATTGCGGTGGATGATCCGGCAACGCTGGGGACGGATCATCAACGTGATCTCTCCGGCGGCGTTGCTGGGGAAGGACGGTGCCGCCAACTATGCCGCCACCAAAGGCGGTCTGCTGAGCTTCGGCAAGTCGCTGGCGCGCGAGGTCGGACGCTACGGCATTACCGTCAATGCCATTTGCCCGGGACTCATCGAGACGCGGATGATCGCCAAGATGCCGGCGGAAGAACGCCAGCGTTTCGAGCAGCAGATCGCGCTCGGCCGTTTCGGCGAACCGGCCGAGGTTGCACAGGCGATTCGTTTTCTCGCCAGCCCGGCTGCGGGATACATCAGCGGTGCGACGCTGGTCGTAGACGGCGGACTCACGATGGCGTGA